The sequence TATAAGTATTAACTTCAATTGGTAATCCTTTTAATAAGTTATATACAGAAATCCCGTCATGCACACTACCCCCTGGAGTTGAAAGTAGTAGATGAAGCGTTTTCATTCCTTGCAAAAGAAATTGCTCAACCTGTCTTTGTAATTGTATTACAGTGTTTTGGTTGACTTGTGCGTAAAACTTTATATAAGTCTCCATATTTTAAAATTTATAAGTTGCACATTTACAAAAGTAATCATTTTCTTTAAATCAAAAATATTTACTACCATTTTTCCTATAACCAAATAAACTATCTTAAACAAGCCTCTACAAATTTTACTCCTAATGGTGTCATCGTTACAGCATCAATTCCTTTATAGATTGTAATAGGCTCATTTCCAATTCTTGTTCCCGGACTTTTTAATACAGCAGGTGATAATAATTGCAACCGCATCAAATTATTCACTGAAATTGCATATATGTCGGTAGAAACATTAAGAGCTTTCATCAATTGGTCCTTTGTTAATGAATAATTATAAATTTCACTTATGGGATTTAATTGGTTGCCTCTATGTAATAAATTATAAAATTCGTTAAGGAGTCTTGCCTCAATTCCTGTGATATTTTTAATCATATCAATAAATCCATAGCGTAGTTCTTCATTAAAAGATGGATTCATCGCGTTTGCAAGCAAGTGATTCCATAAATATTGAATATTAGGGTCTTCTTCCAATGTGGCTTCTTCCATAATTGGTAATGCAATTTTTGGTGGAACTGCTCTTGTGTCTTTTATATTTTTATCATCAAGTATTTTATTTACTTCATCGGCCATTTGAACCATTCTTTTCCAGCGAATGAACCTTAACTTGTCAGT comes from Sphingobacteriales bacterium and encodes:
- a CDS encoding DUF4393 domain-containing protein, with amino-acid sequence MNSDAGEIAKAIQETAKLGEKGLEIADKAGSFFAKVFKEPINEISSMITDKLRFIRWKRMVQMADEVNKILDDKNIKDTRAVPPKIALPIMEEATLEEDPNIQYLWNHLLANAMNPSFNEELRYGFIDMIKNITGIEARLLNEFYNLLHRGNQLNPISEIYNYSLTKDQLMKALNVSTDIYAISVNNLMRLQLLSPAVLKSPGTRIGNEPITIYKGIDAVTMTPLGVKFVEACLR